From Eptesicus fuscus isolate TK198812 chromosome 22, DD_ASM_mEF_20220401, whole genome shotgun sequence, a single genomic window includes:
- the MTX1 gene encoding metaxin-1 isoform X2 codes for MAAPMELFCWSGGWGLPSVDLDSLATYARFTGAPLKVHKITNPWRSPSGTLPALRTSHGEVISAPHKIITHLRKEKYNADYDLSARQGADTLAFMSLLEEKLLPVLIHTFWIDAKNYVEVTRKWYAEAMPFPLNFFLPGRMQRQHIERLQLLCGEHRPENEEELEKELYQEARECLTLLSQRLGSQKFFFGDAPASLDAFVFSYLALLLQVKLPSGKLQAHLRGLHNLCAYCTHILSLYFPWDGAEVPPPRQTPVGPETEEEPYRRRTQILSVLAGLAAMVGYALLSGIVSIQRATPARTPGTGALGMAEEDEEE; via the exons atggcggcgcccatggaGCTGTTCTGCTGgtcggggggctgggggctgccttCAGTGGACCTGGACAGCCTGGCG acctATGCCAGATTTACTGGTGCCCCACTCAAGGTGCACAAGATCACCAACCCCTGGCGGAGCCCTTCAG GAACTCTGCCTGCCCTTCGGACCAGTCACGGAGAGGTCATCTCAGCACCACACAAGATCATCACCCACCTTCGAAAAGAG AAGTACAACGCTGATTATGATCTGTCTGCCCGGCAAGGGGCAGACACCTTAGCCTTCATGTCTCTGCTGGAGGAGAAGCTGCTCCCCGTGCTG ATCCATACTTTTTGGATAGACGCCAAGAACTATGTGGAGGTGACTCGGAAGTGGTATGCGGAGGCTATGCCCTTTCCCCTCAACTTCTTCCTGCCTGGCCGCATGCAGCGGCAGCACATAGAGCGGCTCCAGCTGCTGTGTGGGGAGCATAGGCCTGAGAACGAGGAAGAACTGGAGAAGGAG CTGTACCAAGAGGCTCGGGAATGCCTGACCCTCCTCTCTCAGCGCCTGGGCTCTCAGAAATTCTTCTTTGGAGATGC ccctgcctccctggacGCCTTTGTCTTTAGCTACCTGGCCCTGCTGCTGCAGGTAAAGCTGCCCAGTGGGAAACTGCAGGCCCACCTTCGGGGCCTGCATAACCTCTGTGCCTACTGCACCCACATCCTCAGCCTCTACTTCCCCTGGGATGGAG CTGAGGTGCCACCTCCGCGCCAGACACCAGTGGGCCCAGAGACGGAGGAGGAGCCGTACCGGCGCCGGACCCAGATCCTGTCCGTGTTGGCGGGGCTGGCAGCCATGGTGGGCTATGCCTTGCTCAGTGGCATTGTCTCTATCCAGCGGGCAACACCTGCCCGGACCCCGGGCACTGGGGCCCTGGGCATGGctgaggaagatgaggaggagtgA
- the GBA1 gene encoding lysosomal acid glucosylceramidase: MERASPSREECPKALGRVGIMAAGLTGLLLLQAVSWASGARPCNPKNFGYSSVVCVCNATYCDSLDPLTLPAPGTFTRCESTRSGRRMELSLGTIQANQTGTGLLLTLQPEQKFQKIKGFGGAMTDAAALNILALSPPARNLLLKSYFSEEGIEYNIIRVPMASCDFSIRIYTYADTPDDFQLHNFSLPEEDVKLKIPLIHQALEMSQRPVSLFASPWTSPTWLKTNGAVNGRGSLKGQPGDLYHQTWARYFVKFLDAYAEHKLQFWAVTAENEPSAGLFSGYPFQCLGFTPEHQRDFIARDLGPTLANSTHRGVRLLMLDDQRLLLPHWAQVVLADPEAAKYVHGIAVHWYLDFLAPAKATLGETHRLFPDTMLFASEACVGSKFWEQSVRLGSWDRGMQYSHSIITNLLYHVVGWTDWNLALNPEGGPNWVRNFVDSPIIVDIAKDTFYKQPMFYHLGHFSKFIPEGSQRVGLVASEKTDLETVALTRPDGSAVVVVLNRSSKDVPLTIKDPALGFLETVSPAYSIHTYLWRRQ, translated from the exons ATGGAGCGTGCCAGTCCTTCCCGAGAG GAATGTCCCAAGGCCCTGGGCAGGGTAGGCATCATGGCTGCCGGACTCACGGGATTGCTTCTACTTCAGGCAGTTTCTTGGGCATCAG gtgCCCGCCCCTGCAACCCCAAAAACTTTGGCTACAGCTCGGTGGTCTGTGTCTGCAATGCCACGTACTGTGACTCTCTGGatcccctgaccctgcctgcccctggcacCTTCACCCGCTGTGAGAGCACACGCAGCGGGCGCCGAATGGAGCTGAGTCTGGGGACCATCCAGGCCAACCAGACAGGCACAG GGCTGTTACTGACCCTGCAGCCGGAGCAGAAGTTCCAGAAAATAAAGGGATTTGGAGGGGCCATGACGGATGCTGCTGCTCTCAATATCCTTGCCCTGTCACCCCCTGCCCGGAATTTGCTACTCAAATCATACTTCTCTGAagaag GAATCGAATACAACATCATTCGGGTACCCATGGCCAGTTGTGACTTCTCCATCCGCATCTATACCTATGCCGACACCCCTGATGACTTCCAGTTGCACAACTTCAGCCTCCCAGAGGAAGATGTCAAGCTCAAG ATACCCCTGATCCACCAAGCCCTAGAGATGTCCCAGCGCCCTGTCTCGCTCTTCGCCAGTCCTTGGACATCACCCACTTGGCTCAAGACCAACGGGGCAGTGAATGGGAGGGGGTCACTCAAGGGTCAGCCGGGGGACCTCTACCACCAGACTTGGGCCAGATACTTTGTCAA GTTCCTGGATGCCTATGCGGAGCACAAGTTACAGTTCTGGGCAGTGACAGCGGAAAACGAGCCTTCTGCAGGGCTCTTCAGCGGGTACCCCTTCCAGTGCCTGGGCTTCACCCCTGAACACCAGCGAGACTTCATTGCCCGTGAcctgggccccaccctggccAACAGTACTCACCGAGGTGTCCGCCTGCTCATGCTGGATGACCAGCGCTTGCTGTTGCCCCACTGGGCCCAGGTG GTGCTGGCAGACCCAGAGGCAGCTAAGTATGTTCACGGCATCGCTGTTCATTGGTACCTGGACTTTCTGGCTCCAGCAAAAGCCACCCTGGGGGAGACACACCGCCTGTTCCCTGACACCATGCTCTTTGCCTCGGAGGCCTGTGTGGGCTCCAAGTTCTGGGAGCAGAGTGTGCGGCTGGGCTCCTGGGATCGCGGGATGCAGTACAGCCACAGCATCATCACG AACCTCCTCTACCATGTGGTTGGCTGGACTGACTGGAACCTCGCCCTGAACCCTGAAGGGGGACCCAATTGGGTGCGCAACTTTGTGGACAGTCCCATCATCGTGGACATCGCCAAGGACACGTTTTACAAACAGCCCATGTTCTACCACCTTGGCCACTTCAG CAAGTTCATTCCTGAGGGCTCGCAGAGAGTGGGGCTGGTGGCTAGTGAGAAGACCGACTTGGAAACAGTGGCACTGACGCGTCCCGACGGctctgcagtggtggtggtgctAAACCG CTCCTCTAAGGATGTGCCTCTCACCATCAAGGACCCtgctctgggcttcctggagacCGTCTCACCGGCCTACTCCATTCACACCTACTTGTGGCGTCGCCAGTGA
- the MTX1 gene encoding metaxin-1 isoform X1, which produces MATGGAGPAPSITRSGKHAPRGIPPAAPAQGRGLRGPRAVQVTWRSARFPPPGPAQALETPFSRACHSFGGSGIPSAEASRLSEGRQTYARFTGAPLKVHKITNPWRSPSGTLPALRTSHGEVISAPHKIITHLRKEKYNADYDLSARQGADTLAFMSLLEEKLLPVLIHTFWIDAKNYVEVTRKWYAEAMPFPLNFFLPGRMQRQHIERLQLLCGEHRPENEEELEKELYQEARECLTLLSQRLGSQKFFFGDAPASLDAFVFSYLALLLQVKLPSGKLQAHLRGLHNLCAYCTHILSLYFPWDGAEVPPPRQTPVGPETEEEPYRRRTQILSVLAGLAAMVGYALLSGIVSIQRATPARTPGTGALGMAEEDEEE; this is translated from the exons ATGGCGACAGGCGGCGCGGGGCCGGCTCCAAGCATAACGCGCAGTGGAAAACATGCGCCTCGGGGGATcccccccgcagccccggctCAGGGCCGAGGCCTGAGGGGCCCTAGAGCCGTCCAGGTCACGTGGAGATCTGCGAGATTCCcccccccagggccggcccaggcGCTCGAGACCCCTTTCTCCCGGGCCTGCCACTCCTTCGGGGGCTCGGGGATCCCCTCCGCCGAGGCTTCCCGACTCTCCGAGGGGCGCCAG acctATGCCAGATTTACTGGTGCCCCACTCAAGGTGCACAAGATCACCAACCCCTGGCGGAGCCCTTCAG GAACTCTGCCTGCCCTTCGGACCAGTCACGGAGAGGTCATCTCAGCACCACACAAGATCATCACCCACCTTCGAAAAGAG AAGTACAACGCTGATTATGATCTGTCTGCCCGGCAAGGGGCAGACACCTTAGCCTTCATGTCTCTGCTGGAGGAGAAGCTGCTCCCCGTGCTG ATCCATACTTTTTGGATAGACGCCAAGAACTATGTGGAGGTGACTCGGAAGTGGTATGCGGAGGCTATGCCCTTTCCCCTCAACTTCTTCCTGCCTGGCCGCATGCAGCGGCAGCACATAGAGCGGCTCCAGCTGCTGTGTGGGGAGCATAGGCCTGAGAACGAGGAAGAACTGGAGAAGGAG CTGTACCAAGAGGCTCGGGAATGCCTGACCCTCCTCTCTCAGCGCCTGGGCTCTCAGAAATTCTTCTTTGGAGATGC ccctgcctccctggacGCCTTTGTCTTTAGCTACCTGGCCCTGCTGCTGCAGGTAAAGCTGCCCAGTGGGAAACTGCAGGCCCACCTTCGGGGCCTGCATAACCTCTGTGCCTACTGCACCCACATCCTCAGCCTCTACTTCCCCTGGGATGGAG CTGAGGTGCCACCTCCGCGCCAGACACCAGTGGGCCCAGAGACGGAGGAGGAGCCGTACCGGCGCCGGACCCAGATCCTGTCCGTGTTGGCGGGGCTGGCAGCCATGGTGGGCTATGCCTTGCTCAGTGGCATTGTCTCTATCCAGCGGGCAACACCTGCCCGGACCCCGGGCACTGGGGCCCTGGGCATGGctgaggaagatgaggaggagtgA